One genomic segment of Hevea brasiliensis isolate MT/VB/25A 57/8 chromosome 3, ASM3005281v1, whole genome shotgun sequence includes these proteins:
- the LOC131178606 gene encoding 40S ribosomal protein S5-like, with protein MAATLAATPVTGEPTQPYNEVKLFNRWTFEEVQVNDISLSDYIGVQPAKHATYVPHTAGRYSVKRFRKAQCPIVERLTNSLMMHGRNNGKKLMAVRIVKHAMEIIHLLTDQNPIQVIVDAVINSGPREDATRIGSAGVVRRQAVDISPLRRVNQAIYLLTTGAREAAFRNIKTIAECLADELINAAKGSSNSYAIKKKDEIERVAKANR; from the exons ATGGCGGCAACCTTGGCAGCGACGCCAGTGACGGGAGAACCTACTCAGCCTTACAACGAGGTTAAACTCTTCAACCGATGGACCTTTGAGGAAGTTCAG GTTAATGATATTTCCTTGAGTGATTACATTGGAGTCCAACCAGCCAAGCATGCAACCTATGTTCCACACACTGCTGGGAGGTACTCAGTCAAGCGTTTCAGGAAGGCCCAGTGCCCAATTGTAGAGAGGCTTACAAACTCATTGATGATGCATGGCAGAAACAATGGGAAAAAATTGATGGCAGTTAGGATTGTGAAGCATGCTATGGAAATCATTCATCTCCTAACTGATCAAAACCCAATCCAAGTTATCGTGGATGCCGTGATTAACAG TGGGCCCCGGGAAGATGCCACTCGAATTGGTTCTGCTGGTGTTGTCAGGCGTCAGGCTGTGGATATCTCTCCTCTGAGGCGTGTTAACCAGGCCATCTACCTCCTTACCACTGGTGCTCGTGAAGCTGCTTTCAGAAACATCAAGACTATTGCAGAATGTTTGGCAGACGAGCTCATCAATGCTGCAAAGGGCTCTTCCAACAG TTATGCTATCAAGAAGAAGGATGAGATTGAAAGAGTTGCTAAGGCCAACCGATGA